One genomic window of Arthrobacter caoxuetaonis includes the following:
- a CDS encoding 5-oxoprolinase/urea amidolyase family protein has translation MLPASSEPGISSPVLFVRRAGERALLVELAGPAGAAALHSRLQADPLPGQTGLVPAACTVLVRLATPAHARQAAGLLAELELRAADRAGQAGLVELDTVYDGEDLAEVARLTGLGSADAVAEAHSAAVWTAAFCGFAPGFAYLTGGDPRLDVPRRAEPRTAVPAGAVALAGAYSAAYPGSSPGGWQLIGRTSAPLWDLEREQPALICPGATVRFRPVREQLALRQRPAAALHTAAAPISVERTIPGEHTVAGNPGPPPAAVVLDPGPQSTIQDLGRPGYSHVGVGRSGAADRSALVRANRMVGNPAGAAGLEVLFGGLRLRAERDLVVAATGASTPLALQAADRPERPAPFDAPFLLRADEVLSLGPPAAGLRTYLAVRGGLAGEPVLGSQSTDTLAGLGPEPLTAGRGLGVGPEPGTAVGLPEPAPPLPGTEAGAGTETDVQLRYIPGPREDWFDAAGLDGFASRTWTAAQDSNRVGIRFSGEPLTGRRSGELESEAVLPGAVQIPPSGLPILFLADAPVTGGYPVIGVVVQADLDLAAQLRPGTSVRFTPVLPPEELRD, from the coding sequence ATGTTGCCAGCTTCATCTGAACCCGGGATCTCCTCCCCGGTCCTGTTCGTGCGGCGGGCCGGGGAACGGGCACTGCTGGTGGAGCTCGCCGGACCCGCAGGGGCCGCTGCCTTGCACTCCCGCCTGCAGGCAGACCCGCTTCCCGGGCAGACCGGGCTTGTTCCGGCGGCCTGCACCGTGCTGGTCCGCCTGGCAACCCCGGCGCACGCCCGGCAGGCGGCAGGCCTGCTTGCCGAGCTGGAGCTCCGTGCCGCCGACCGTGCCGGCCAGGCGGGGCTGGTGGAACTGGACACCGTGTACGACGGCGAGGACCTGGCTGAGGTTGCCCGCCTCACCGGCCTCGGGTCCGCCGATGCCGTCGCCGAGGCACACAGCGCCGCCGTCTGGACCGCTGCCTTCTGCGGGTTCGCTCCGGGCTTCGCGTACCTGACCGGAGGCGACCCGCGGCTGGACGTCCCCCGGCGGGCCGAGCCGCGAACCGCCGTCCCGGCCGGAGCCGTTGCACTTGCCGGCGCTTACTCCGCCGCGTACCCCGGCTCGTCCCCGGGCGGTTGGCAGCTGATTGGCCGGACGTCGGCGCCGCTGTGGGATCTTGAGCGTGAGCAACCCGCCCTGATCTGTCCGGGAGCGACGGTACGGTTCCGGCCGGTGCGCGAGCAGCTTGCCCTCCGGCAGCGCCCTGCCGCAGCCCTGCACACGGCAGCTGCGCCCATATCCGTGGAACGCACCATACCGGGGGAACACACCGTCGCCGGGAATCCCGGCCCGCCGCCCGCCGCCGTCGTTCTTGATCCGGGCCCGCAATCCACCATCCAGGACCTGGGCAGGCCCGGCTACAGCCATGTTGGCGTCGGCCGCTCCGGCGCTGCCGACCGCTCCGCCCTGGTCCGCGCGAACCGGATGGTGGGCAATCCTGCCGGAGCCGCCGGCCTGGAAGTCCTGTTCGGCGGGCTGCGGCTCCGGGCAGAGCGGGATCTGGTCGTTGCCGCCACCGGAGCCTCAACTCCACTGGCGCTGCAGGCCGCTGACAGGCCGGAGCGTCCGGCTCCGTTCGATGCTCCCTTCCTGCTGCGGGCTGACGAGGTCCTTTCGCTGGGCCCGCCGGCCGCCGGGCTGCGCACTTACCTCGCCGTCCGCGGCGGCCTGGCCGGAGAGCCGGTGCTGGGCAGCCAGTCGACGGACACACTGGCGGGCCTGGGACCGGAGCCACTCACGGCAGGACGCGGACTCGGTGTGGGGCCGGAACCCGGAACCGCCGTCGGCCTGCCCGAGCCCGCTCCGCCGCTGCCGGGGACGGAGGCCGGGGCGGGGACGGAGACGGACGTCCAGCTGCGCTACATTCCCGGGCCGCGTGAGGACTGGTTCGACGCCGCAGGACTGGACGGGTTCGCCTCCCGGACCTGGACGGCGGCGCAGGACTCGAACCGCGTCGGCATCCGATTCTCCGGTGAGCCGCTGACCGGGCGGCGTTCCGGGGAACTGGAGAGCGAAGCTGTGCTGCCCGGCGCGGTCCAGATCCCTCCCTCGGGCCTGCCGATCCTCTTCCTTGCCGATGCTCCGGTGACGGGCGGGTATCCCGTGATCGGCGTCGTCGTGCAGGCGGACCTGGACCTGGCTGCCCAGCTTCGGCCGGGCACGTCGGTGCGGTTCACCCCTGTCCTTCCTCCTGAGGAGCTACGGGACTAG
- a CDS encoding thiamine pyrophosphate-requiring protein encodes MGERLVADVIVDRLQAWGVQRIFGYSGDGINTVLGALRRAGAPRFVQVRHEENAAFMAVGHAKYTGGVGVMLSTQGPGAVHLLNGLYDAKMDSVPVVAIIGQQSRTVLGSAYMQEIDLLNLTRDVASSFRQQVNSPEQIPLVLDRAFKSALADRGPAVVIIPHDVQQAPAPELEHEHGIITTAPVWSPPNLVPGQADLEAAAAVINDGARVAFLVGQGAREAWPQVKALAEKIGAGITTSLMGKPYVDESHPLAAGVMGHLGTSASGVVMGECDTLLIVGSNDPWTEFYPPPGAARAVQIDIDAAAIGNRYPVEAAVTGEAAASLESLLPLVEPRPESAWRTRVEGAVQDWHRLAAERAGTPARPVNPELAVRELSGRLPGNAQVAVDVGSVVYWYARQLRLPAGVPAHLSSTLASMGCSIPYGLAAKLADPERPVIALSGDGAMQMAGVAELITVSRLWPDWADPRFVVMVLNNGELAEVTWEQREMEGDPRFDQSQALPDFSYARYAELLGLQGIRVDDPAKIGAAWDAALDADRPVLIEVMSDPDVPLLPPFPGGKEQGQSMMDALVKEGPATQHARELLETYLGQEEDLVP; translated from the coding sequence ATGGGAGAACGGCTCGTCGCTGATGTCATTGTTGACCGGCTCCAGGCCTGGGGGGTGCAGCGCATCTTCGGCTACAGCGGAGACGGAATCAACACGGTCCTTGGGGCCCTCCGGCGCGCAGGGGCACCGCGGTTCGTGCAGGTGCGGCATGAGGAGAACGCCGCTTTCATGGCTGTTGGGCACGCCAAGTACACCGGCGGGGTGGGCGTCATGCTCTCCACCCAGGGCCCCGGTGCCGTGCACCTGCTCAACGGGCTCTATGACGCAAAGATGGACAGCGTTCCCGTGGTCGCCATCATCGGCCAGCAGTCCCGGACGGTCCTGGGCTCTGCGTACATGCAGGAAATCGACCTGCTGAACCTCACCCGCGACGTCGCGTCGTCGTTCCGCCAGCAGGTCAACAGTCCCGAGCAGATACCGCTGGTGCTGGACCGGGCGTTCAAGTCCGCGCTCGCGGACCGGGGACCCGCCGTCGTCATCATCCCGCATGATGTCCAGCAGGCGCCTGCGCCGGAGCTGGAGCACGAACACGGCATCATCACCACCGCTCCCGTCTGGAGCCCGCCCAACCTGGTGCCGGGGCAGGCAGACCTGGAAGCCGCAGCAGCGGTGATCAACGACGGCGCCCGGGTCGCCTTCCTGGTCGGTCAGGGTGCGCGCGAAGCCTGGCCGCAGGTCAAGGCACTGGCAGAGAAAATCGGCGCCGGCATCACCACGTCCCTGATGGGGAAGCCCTATGTCGATGAGTCGCATCCGCTGGCCGCAGGCGTGATGGGGCATCTGGGCACCAGCGCCAGCGGCGTCGTGATGGGGGAGTGCGACACCCTGCTGATCGTGGGCTCGAATGACCCGTGGACGGAGTTCTATCCGCCGCCCGGGGCCGCGCGGGCCGTCCAGATCGACATCGACGCTGCGGCGATCGGCAACCGGTATCCGGTGGAAGCCGCGGTCACGGGAGAGGCGGCCGCCAGCCTTGAGTCGCTGCTGCCGCTGGTGGAGCCACGCCCGGAATCAGCGTGGCGGACCCGGGTCGAAGGGGCTGTCCAGGACTGGCACCGGCTCGCGGCCGAGCGCGCCGGAACCCCCGCCCGGCCGGTGAACCCGGAACTCGCCGTGCGTGAGCTCAGCGGCCGGCTGCCCGGCAACGCGCAGGTGGCCGTCGACGTCGGCAGCGTTGTGTACTGGTACGCGCGGCAGCTGCGCCTTCCCGCGGGAGTCCCGGCACACCTCTCCAGCACCCTTGCCAGCATGGGCTGCTCCATCCCGTACGGGCTGGCGGCGAAACTGGCAGACCCGGAGCGTCCGGTCATTGCACTGTCCGGTGACGGTGCCATGCAAATGGCCGGTGTGGCGGAGCTGATCACTGTCAGCAGGCTGTGGCCGGACTGGGCGGATCCGCGCTTCGTGGTGATGGTGCTCAATAACGGCGAACTCGCCGAGGTCACCTGGGAACAGCGTGAGATGGAAGGGGATCCCCGGTTCGACCAGAGCCAGGCGCTGCCGGACTTCTCCTACGCGCGGTACGCCGAGCTGCTCGGCCTGCAGGGGATCCGGGTGGATGATCCCGCGAAGATCGGGGCCGCGTGGGATGCGGCGCTGGACGCGGACCGGCCGGTGCTGATCGAAGTGATGTCCGATCCGGACGTTCCCCTGCTGCCCCCGTTCCCCGGAGGAAAGGAACAGGGCCAGTCGATGATGGACGCACTGGTGAAGGAGGGGCCCGCCACACAGCACGCCCGCGAGCTTCTTGAGACCTACCTGGGCCAGGAAGAAGACCTAGTCCCGTAG
- a CDS encoding AraC family transcriptional regulator, translating to MPVSTPLTHGGPVHRAPAGDCRTSRFSTAQAPLAQRLDLWEEYNEQALFGLRCSTLSERSLLATQTNLELPRIRLTHISGNDHVIERAPENIRRNPVDAVMLCLLLEGKAFFYHDAGCETLTAGEAVVYDANRPFMYGFSTDMRQVIVEVPRAVLRELEVREDYFKPRVLHIAGSPAATHAAATATAVLGAFRNPVADSAELETNVLELFSLVTGDPGAAPSLAYLAAARDYIRANLGSPDLSLARVARAVGISERHLTRVFTDAGTTPAKYVLESRLARARELLAVPGLAAASITEVAASVGFVSAAHFSRTFRHQYGCTPREARQFPPASPDAGPA from the coding sequence ATGCCTGTTTCCACACCGCTGACCCACGGCGGACCAGTTCACCGTGCCCCTGCCGGAGACTGCCGCACCAGCCGCTTCTCCACAGCCCAGGCACCACTGGCTCAGCGGCTGGACCTCTGGGAGGAGTACAACGAGCAGGCCCTCTTCGGACTGCGGTGCAGCACGCTCTCCGAGCGGAGCCTGCTGGCCACCCAGACGAACCTCGAGCTGCCCCGGATCCGCCTGACCCACATCAGCGGCAACGACCATGTGATCGAACGGGCACCGGAGAACATCCGCAGGAATCCAGTGGACGCGGTAATGCTCTGCCTGCTGCTCGAAGGGAAGGCATTTTTCTACCACGATGCCGGGTGTGAGACCCTGACCGCCGGCGAAGCCGTTGTCTACGACGCCAACCGTCCCTTTATGTACGGTTTTTCCACGGACATGCGGCAGGTCATCGTGGAGGTCCCCCGCGCTGTCCTGCGGGAACTGGAGGTCCGCGAAGACTATTTCAAGCCCCGCGTGCTGCACATCGCAGGTTCTCCCGCCGCCACGCACGCTGCGGCCACCGCCACCGCGGTGCTCGGTGCCTTCCGGAACCCGGTCGCGGATTCCGCCGAACTCGAAACGAATGTCCTGGAGCTGTTTTCCCTCGTCACGGGCGATCCCGGAGCGGCGCCGTCCCTGGCCTATCTGGCCGCCGCACGCGACTACATCCGGGCCAATCTGGGCAGCCCGGACCTGTCGCTGGCACGGGTGGCACGAGCCGTCGGCATCAGCGAACGGCACCTGACCCGGGTCTTCACTGACGCTGGAACCACACCGGCGAAGTACGTTTTGGAAAGCCGGCTGGCCCGTGCCCGTGAGCTCCTGGCGGTTCCCGGCCTCGCCGCCGCATCCATCACCGAAGTGGCGGCTTCGGTCGGGTTCGTCTCCGCCGCGCACTTCTCCCGCACTTTCCGCCACCAGTACGGCTGCACACCCCGGGAAGCGCGGCAGTTTCCCCCGGCCTCCCCCGATGCCGGGCCAGCCTAG
- a CDS encoding sugar ABC transporter substrate-binding protein: protein MKTSSRHLLGLLAVPALALSLAACGGSGDAASTSEATAGSAAVDTAALETMLADFQKPLEEEVPTESAPIAKGKSIVVIPCTYSSEACARGADAAMEAAGSLGWETRMIDPAGNPEKARQAVEQAIQLDADGIIFTAAVGDQIEGALQQARDAGIFLVNSMSPADDRFDVEVVPDEDVSGKMMAAAIANDSNGEAKILVTTDPAFPSITARTEAFTKWLPELCPGCEIVETLETQMSQLQSGLPPQIQATLTANPNINYIWTHTGAAVVSSQATVARSANGDTIKMVSYDGNSANLALIKDGKSQFADVIKPMEHTGYLSVHEMNKLFANGASGHQIIEMPKRLVVADTLPELPWTGDSDWKSSFTKMWENAG from the coding sequence ATGAAAACCTCTTCCCGCCACCTGCTGGGACTGCTCGCAGTTCCCGCGCTGGCTCTTTCCCTCGCCGCCTGCGGCGGCTCCGGCGACGCCGCTTCCACCTCCGAAGCCACGGCCGGTTCCGCTGCAGTGGATACTGCGGCCCTTGAGACCATGCTCGCCGACTTCCAGAAGCCCCTCGAAGAAGAGGTGCCCACGGAATCAGCTCCCATCGCCAAGGGGAAGAGCATCGTCGTGATCCCCTGCACCTATTCGTCCGAGGCCTGTGCCCGCGGTGCGGATGCAGCTATGGAAGCTGCCGGTTCCCTCGGCTGGGAGACCCGCATGATCGACCCCGCAGGCAACCCGGAAAAGGCACGCCAGGCGGTCGAGCAGGCAATCCAGCTCGACGCTGACGGCATTATTTTCACCGCGGCAGTCGGCGACCAGATCGAAGGCGCCCTGCAGCAGGCCCGCGACGCCGGGATCTTCCTGGTCAACAGCATGTCCCCGGCCGATGACCGCTTCGACGTCGAAGTTGTCCCGGACGAAGACGTCTCCGGCAAGATGATGGCCGCCGCCATTGCCAACGACAGCAACGGAGAGGCCAAGATCCTCGTCACCACGGATCCGGCTTTCCCCTCCATCACCGCCCGGACCGAGGCGTTCACCAAGTGGCTTCCCGAGCTCTGCCCGGGCTGCGAGATCGTTGAAACCCTCGAGACCCAGATGTCCCAGCTGCAGTCGGGCCTGCCGCCGCAGATCCAGGCGACCCTGACGGCGAACCCGAACATCAACTACATCTGGACCCACACCGGAGCTGCTGTGGTCTCAAGCCAGGCAACCGTGGCACGCAGTGCCAACGGCGACACGATCAAAATGGTTTCCTACGACGGCAACTCTGCCAACCTGGCGCTGATCAAGGACGGCAAGAGCCAGTTTGCCGACGTCATCAAGCCCATGGAGCACACCGGCTACCTCTCCGTGCACGAGATGAACAAGCTGTTCGCCAACGGTGCCAGCGGCCACCAGATCATCGAGATGCCCAAGCGTCTGGTTGTGGCAGACACGCTGCCCGAACTCCCGTGGACCGGTGACTCCGACTGGAAGTCATCCTTCACCAAGATGTGGGAGAACGCGGGATAG
- a CDS encoding sugar ABC transporter ATP-binding protein codes for MEQPVALSIRGISKTFTGQLALDDVSLDIPAGAITALLGMNGSGKSTLIKILAGVYTPDPGGSLSVRNQDLALPLTPGAAHAAGLRFLHQDLGLVDALTIADNFALSDGFFARSSLSRVKLRREHAHVASTLELLGIDEHPGRLVGDLSPSVRTMVGIARAFQHRSGNEAGDDAGTGGADVDALRRNILILDEPTASLPAHEADRVLALLDMLRSHGGTAVYVSHRIEEVRRIADHVAVLRDGRLVAQEPLGERDAAAIVSLVIGRELEAPAIRPAEEREGAVLLRTRGLSGPRLDGVDLDVRAGEILGITGLVGCGRSELVRLLAGVQQPSAGTMTVAGKPYAPGSAAAAITAGVACVPQNRRRDGVVLDLGVGENLTLGRLGSYTRGPIINRAAEKAAAQDLAKRFLVKTASLAAPVRSLSGGNQQKVVVARAASGSPLMLLLDEPSQGVDALARQEISRLLKELADEGVAVLVASTDYDDFVGLADRVVVLDRGRIAAELSGSDITEDAVALACQTGAPA; via the coding sequence ATGGAGCAGCCCGTTGCCCTGAGCATCCGCGGCATCAGCAAGACCTTCACGGGACAACTGGCCCTCGACGACGTCAGCCTGGACATACCGGCCGGTGCCATCACGGCGCTGCTGGGCATGAACGGTTCCGGCAAGTCGACGCTGATCAAGATCCTTGCCGGCGTCTACACGCCTGACCCGGGCGGATCACTGTCGGTCCGGAACCAGGACCTGGCGCTGCCGCTTACACCCGGTGCCGCCCACGCGGCCGGGCTCCGCTTCCTGCACCAGGACCTGGGGCTCGTGGATGCCCTGACGATCGCGGATAACTTCGCCCTGTCCGACGGCTTCTTTGCCCGCAGCTCCCTGTCCCGCGTGAAACTGCGCAGGGAGCACGCCCATGTGGCATCCACCCTGGAACTCCTCGGCATTGACGAGCATCCCGGACGGCTCGTCGGGGATCTTTCCCCTTCCGTCCGCACGATGGTCGGCATCGCGCGCGCCTTCCAGCACCGCTCCGGGAATGAAGCAGGGGACGACGCCGGCACCGGCGGCGCCGACGTCGATGCGCTTCGCCGCAACATCCTGATCCTGGACGAACCTACGGCTTCGCTGCCCGCCCACGAGGCTGACCGGGTGCTGGCGCTGCTGGACATGCTGCGCAGCCATGGCGGAACCGCTGTCTATGTGAGCCACCGGATCGAGGAAGTGCGGCGAATCGCGGACCACGTTGCCGTGCTGCGCGACGGACGGCTGGTTGCCCAGGAGCCTTTGGGCGAGCGCGACGCCGCAGCGATCGTCTCGCTGGTCATTGGCCGCGAGCTTGAAGCGCCCGCAATCCGTCCGGCGGAAGAACGCGAAGGCGCCGTGCTGCTGCGTACCCGTGGCCTGAGCGGACCGCGGCTGGACGGAGTGGACCTGGACGTCCGTGCCGGGGAAATCCTGGGTATTACCGGCCTCGTGGGCTGCGGCCGCAGCGAACTGGTGCGGCTCCTCGCAGGCGTGCAGCAGCCGTCGGCGGGAACCATGACAGTGGCGGGCAAGCCCTATGCTCCCGGCTCTGCAGCCGCTGCCATCACGGCCGGCGTCGCCTGCGTCCCGCAAAACCGCCGGCGGGACGGCGTTGTCCTGGACCTGGGCGTCGGGGAGAACCTGACGCTGGGACGGCTGGGCAGTTATACCCGCGGACCGATAATCAACCGTGCCGCCGAGAAGGCCGCAGCGCAGGACCTTGCCAAGCGCTTCCTGGTCAAGACAGCGTCCCTGGCCGCCCCGGTCCGCAGCCTCTCCGGCGGAAACCAGCAGAAGGTCGTCGTCGCGCGGGCCGCCAGCGGCTCGCCGCTGATGCTGCTGCTTGATGAACCGTCCCAGGGCGTGGATGCCCTGGCCCGCCAGGAGATCAGCCGGCTCCTGAAGGAACTTGCCGACGAAGGGGTGGCAGTCCTGGTCGCAAGCACCGACTATGACGATTTCGTCGGCCTGGCCGACCGCGTCGTCGTCCTGGACCGCGGGCGCATTGCCGCCGAACTCTCCGGCAGCGACATCACCGAAGACGCGGTCGCCCTGGCCTGCCAGACAGGCGCCCCGGCGTGA
- a CDS encoding ABC transporter permease, with translation MNLRFSPGALMKNYGIVVFLVLMIVVFSALMPDTFATSGNFRQILADQAVPGILALAVILPLAAGEFDLSVGANLGICTITGIVLAGNGLPLPLIMLATLTLGMLIGAINAFMTIVVGVNAFIATLGMATILAGLNLLLTNSTLITHSSDAFSALTGIRLPGGLQVVIFYFLAAALALWFILERTPFGRYLRATGMGRDAAELSGVRTKRYLAAAFIGAGLLGGLAGTLQASRAGNATPDLGPEFLLPAYAAAFLGATAIRAGYFNVWGTVAGVYLLAVGANGLVILGAKTWVTNVFNGVALLIAVSAATLVQRRKTRAVRPAPAAPATTPSAETSEAPQSTGTTA, from the coding sequence GTGAACCTCCGCTTCAGCCCCGGCGCCCTGATGAAGAACTACGGCATCGTGGTCTTCCTCGTCCTGATGATCGTTGTATTCTCGGCGCTCATGCCCGATACCTTCGCAACGTCGGGCAACTTCCGCCAGATCCTGGCCGACCAGGCGGTGCCCGGCATCCTGGCGCTCGCCGTGATCCTGCCCCTGGCAGCCGGTGAATTCGACCTGTCCGTGGGGGCCAACCTGGGCATCTGCACCATTACCGGCATAGTGCTCGCCGGGAACGGCCTGCCGCTGCCCCTGATCATGCTCGCCACCCTGACCCTGGGCATGCTCATCGGTGCCATCAATGCCTTCATGACGATTGTCGTAGGAGTCAATGCCTTCATTGCGACGCTGGGCATGGCCACCATCCTCGCCGGCCTGAACCTGCTGCTGACCAATTCCACGCTCATCACCCACTCCTCCGACGCGTTCTCCGCGCTGACCGGTATCCGGCTTCCGGGCGGCCTGCAGGTTGTCATCTTCTATTTCCTGGCCGCGGCACTGGCGCTCTGGTTCATCCTGGAACGCACTCCGTTTGGGCGGTACCTGCGGGCGACCGGCATGGGCCGTGACGCCGCCGAACTCTCCGGCGTACGCACCAAGCGCTACCTGGCTGCCGCTTTCATTGGCGCCGGCCTGCTCGGCGGACTCGCCGGAACGCTGCAGGCTTCCCGCGCCGGCAACGCGACACCGGACCTAGGACCGGAGTTCCTGCTGCCGGCCTACGCGGCTGCCTTCCTCGGAGCCACTGCCATCCGGGCGGGCTACTTCAACGTGTGGGGAACCGTGGCGGGCGTGTACCTGCTGGCAGTCGGTGCCAACGGCCTCGTGATTCTCGGTGCCAAAACCTGGGTTACCAACGTCTTCAACGGTGTCGCCCTGCTCATCGCCGTCTCTGCCGCCACACTGGTGCAGCGCCGTAAAACCCGGGCCGTACGCCCTGCTCCGGCAGCACCGGCTACTACACCGTCTGCTGAAACCAGCGAGGCCCCGCAAAGCACAGGAACCACAGCCTAA
- a CDS encoding benzaldehyde dehydrogenase: MTLLATSIWHGKIYTDSWTAGSAGVLDAIEPATGNVLGSVGAANRADALSAASRAAAAQQEWARKKPEERAAVLRRAGLLFEDHAEEIQGWIIRETGAIAAKAGLETHIAANECYEAAALPAHPAGDVLTSNEERWSFARRRAAGVVSVISPFNFPLILSIRSVAPALALGNAVLLKPDPRTSISGGVSIMRVFEEAGLPAGLLQLLPGGADVGQALVEAPEVRIVSFTGSTAAGRKVGETAGRLLKRAHLELGGNNALIVLPGADLDLAASAGAFGSFMHQGQICMTTGRHLVHESLLEEYVERLSAKAKALPVGDPCTGQVALGPIIDERQRDNIDRLVRAAKDAGAEVAAGGTYENLFYQPTVLTGVTPDNPAWTEEIFGPVAPVMGFSTIDEAIELANASEYGLSVGVLGDVGMAMEVADRVVSGKVHINEQTVSDEANSPFGGMGASGTGSRFGGAAANIEAFTETQWLTMRPEIASYPF; this comes from the coding sequence ATGACCCTCCTCGCCACTTCCATCTGGCACGGCAAGATCTACACCGATTCCTGGACCGCCGGGTCCGCAGGCGTCCTTGATGCCATCGAACCCGCCACCGGCAACGTCCTCGGGTCGGTGGGCGCCGCCAACCGTGCCGACGCGCTCAGTGCGGCTTCCCGTGCAGCTGCCGCCCAGCAGGAATGGGCAAGGAAAAAGCCGGAAGAACGCGCTGCCGTGCTCCGGCGGGCGGGGTTGCTTTTCGAAGACCACGCCGAGGAAATCCAGGGCTGGATCATCCGCGAAACGGGTGCCATCGCCGCCAAGGCCGGACTGGAAACCCACATCGCCGCGAACGAATGCTACGAAGCCGCTGCCCTTCCGGCGCACCCTGCCGGAGACGTCCTGACCAGCAACGAAGAGCGCTGGTCCTTCGCCCGGCGCCGGGCAGCCGGCGTCGTCTCGGTCATTTCCCCGTTCAACTTTCCGCTGATCCTCTCCATCCGGTCCGTGGCCCCGGCTCTGGCCCTGGGCAACGCCGTGCTGCTGAAACCCGACCCCCGCACGAGCATCTCCGGCGGCGTCTCGATCATGCGGGTATTTGAAGAAGCCGGCCTGCCGGCAGGCCTGCTGCAGCTCCTCCCCGGCGGTGCCGACGTCGGCCAGGCACTGGTTGAGGCACCCGAAGTGCGGATTGTCTCCTTCACCGGCTCGACGGCGGCCGGCCGCAAGGTCGGTGAAACGGCCGGGCGGCTGCTCAAGCGTGCGCACCTGGAGCTCGGCGGGAACAACGCCCTGATCGTCCTCCCGGGCGCGGACCTGGACTTGGCGGCGTCGGCCGGAGCCTTCGGTTCCTTCATGCACCAGGGCCAGATCTGCATGACCACCGGACGCCATCTGGTCCACGAATCGCTGCTCGAAGAGTACGTTGAGCGGCTCAGCGCCAAGGCCAAGGCCCTTCCCGTCGGGGATCCGTGCACCGGGCAGGTGGCCCTGGGCCCGATCATCGACGAGCGGCAGCGGGACAACATCGACCGCTTGGTCCGGGCTGCGAAGGACGCCGGCGCCGAGGTCGCTGCCGGCGGAACCTACGAGAACCTCTTCTACCAGCCCACTGTGCTGACCGGCGTGACTCCGGACAACCCCGCCTGGACGGAGGAGATCTTCGGACCGGTGGCTCCGGTGATGGGTTTCTCCACCATCGACGAAGCCATCGAGCTGGCCAATGCCTCAGAGTACGGTCTTTCTGTAGGCGTGCTGGGTGACGTGGGAATGGCGATGGAGGTCGCCGACCGGGTGGTATCCGGCAAGGTCCACATCAACGAGCAGACCGTCTCCGACGAGGCCAACTCACCGTTCGGAGGAATGGGCGCTTCCGGTACCGGTTCCCGCTTCGGCGGCGCAGCTGCGAACATCGAGGCCTTTACCGAGACGCAGTGGCTGACCATGCGCCCGGAAATCGCCAGCTACCCGTTCTAG
- a CDS encoding carboxymuconolactone decarboxylase family protein, translating to MSGTKVFIDKQHRAVYSALASTAAAVRAAAAEAGLGRIVMELVNLRVSQLNGCAYCLDLHTRQALEEGETPQRLAVLPAWRDTAVFDDTERAALGLAEALTHLPDGEQRGEIFEKYQALLSPEQFSVLSWAIVTMNAFNRVSIISGHPVKPR from the coding sequence ATGAGCGGTACAAAGGTATTCATCGACAAGCAGCACCGCGCGGTCTATTCGGCGCTCGCCTCCACCGCGGCTGCCGTACGGGCCGCGGCAGCGGAAGCCGGGCTCGGCCGGATCGTGATGGAACTCGTCAACCTCCGCGTCTCCCAGCTCAACGGCTGCGCCTATTGCCTGGACCTGCATACCCGCCAGGCACTGGAAGAAGGTGAGACTCCGCAGCGCCTCGCCGTCCTGCCCGCCTGGCGGGACACCGCGGTTTTCGACGACACAGAACGTGCCGCCCTGGGACTGGCTGAAGCGCTGACGCACCTGCCCGACGGGGAGCAGCGCGGGGAAATCTTCGAGAAGTACCAGGCCCTGCTGAGCCCCGAGCAGTTTTCGGTCCTGAGCTGGGCAATCGTCACGATGAACGCCTTCAACCGGGTTTCCATCATCAGCGGACACCCGGTCAAGCCCCGCTGA
- a CDS encoding GNAT family N-acetyltransferase — MHLQDNPAQQRYEIIDDDGGVVAGFAAYRNREGRRVFTHTEVSEAYAGLGLAGELARYAIEHVRDAGLRIIPLCPFIAKWLKRHPEYGEIVDWPQAAADAERAEAGTA; from the coding sequence ATGCATCTCCAGGACAATCCCGCGCAGCAGCGCTACGAAATCATCGACGACGACGGCGGTGTGGTTGCCGGGTTCGCCGCCTACCGGAACCGGGAGGGCCGCCGGGTCTTTACCCACACCGAGGTGTCCGAGGCCTACGCGGGGTTGGGGCTGGCGGGCGAACTCGCGCGCTACGCGATCGAGCACGTACGCGATGCCGGCCTGCGGATTATTCCGCTGTGCCCCTTTATTGCGAAATGGCTCAAGCGGCATCCTGAATACGGGGAGATCGTGGACTGGCCCCAGGCTGCGGCGGATGCGGAACGTGCGGAGGCGGGTACGGCATGA